A portion of the Sandaracinobacteroides saxicola genome contains these proteins:
- a CDS encoding PepSY domain-containing protein — MKISQLLAAGLLAVAVVSLPADAQRFARDVSDQSAASSARQRGDLKPLDQLLPAAQAAGRGEYLGVDFDQDSNTYRFKFMRPNGSVVAVDMDGRTGRVLRTQ, encoded by the coding sequence GTGAAGATTTCTCAGCTTTTGGCCGCGGGCCTGCTGGCAGTGGCGGTGGTGTCGCTGCCCGCCGATGCGCAGCGGTTTGCCCGGGATGTGTCCGACCAGTCGGCCGCCAGCAGCGCGCGGCAGCGCGGCGACCTGAAGCCGCTCGACCAGCTGTTGCCGGCGGCGCAGGCGGCCGGTCGTGGCGAATATCTGGGTGTCGATTTCGATCAGGACAGCAACACCTATCGCTTCAAGTTCATGCGGCCGAACGGATCGGTGGTGGCAGTGGACATGGACGGCCGCACCGGTCGCGTGCTGCGGACCCAATAA
- a CDS encoding sensor histidine kinase: MALDIVSKGAEAALPRQTGWLQPGSLTARIVWLAFGWIVALLLLGGFALDRVLVGTLTRNFDAQLSYALTAMIASADLDASGEVRFTRPLGDQRFSEPYSGLYWQVNAAGQEPFRSRSLWDRALAVNLDANCVTICSYRTEGRAGESLRVVERDARLPGTVQTLRFQVAQATDALDAQVRRVRSILWWSLGAVGAGLFLLAALQAVVGLLPLRRMSATMADIRAGRARRAPTEDVPPEIAPLVGELNDLLDHNEKAAEAARMHAGNLAHALKTPMSVLMNEASAGGSVPADAITRELTTMRRHIDHHLARARAAGRRSAASARAEVWPALEGVRRAVEQIHEGVAIDLAGDRQAVFRGERQDLEEMAGNLIDNAANYGGGRVFVTVSQADGVVEILVEDDGQGIPEAERTRLFERGARLDTGRPGTGLGLAIVRDVAEIYGGSVTLGESEDLGGLAASLKLPGAVG, translated from the coding sequence GTGGCCTTGGATATAGTCTCGAAGGGCGCTGAGGCCGCGCTGCCCCGTCAGACGGGGTGGTTGCAGCCGGGGTCGCTGACCGCGCGCATCGTTTGGCTGGCGTTCGGCTGGATCGTGGCGCTGCTGTTGTTGGGCGGGTTCGCGCTCGACCGGGTGCTGGTGGGGACGCTGACGCGCAACTTCGATGCCCAGCTGAGCTATGCGCTGACGGCGATGATCGCGTCGGCCGACCTCGATGCCTCCGGTGAGGTGCGGTTCACGCGGCCGCTGGGGGACCAGCGTTTTTCCGAACCCTATTCCGGCCTTTACTGGCAGGTGAATGCCGCCGGGCAGGAGCCATTCCGTTCGCGCAGCCTGTGGGATCGGGCGCTGGCGGTGAACCTGGACGCCAATTGCGTGACCATCTGTTCCTACCGCACCGAAGGCCGCGCCGGCGAATCGCTGCGGGTGGTGGAGCGCGACGCGCGGCTGCCGGGGACGGTGCAGACGCTGCGGTTCCAGGTGGCGCAGGCGACCGATGCGCTGGATGCGCAGGTGCGGCGCGTGCGCAGCATCCTGTGGTGGTCGCTGGGGGCGGTGGGGGCGGGGCTGTTCCTGCTGGCGGCGTTGCAGGCGGTGGTGGGCCTGCTGCCGCTGCGGCGCATGTCCGCGACGATGGCGGACATCCGCGCCGGGCGGGCGCGGCGGGCGCCGACAGAGGATGTGCCGCCGGAGATCGCGCCGCTGGTGGGGGAGCTGAACGACCTTCTGGACCATAATGAGAAGGCGGCGGAGGCGGCGCGGATGCATGCCGGCAATCTGGCCCATGCGCTGAAGACGCCGATGTCGGTGCTGATGAACGAGGCGAGCGCGGGCGGCAGCGTGCCGGCGGACGCGATCACCCGCGAGCTGACGACGATGCGGCGGCATATCGACCATCATCTGGCGCGGGCGCGGGCCGCGGGGCGACGCAGCGCGGCGAGCGCGCGGGCGGAGGTGTGGCCGGCGCTGGAGGGCGTGCGGCGCGCGGTGGAACAGATTCATGAAGGGGTCGCCATCGACCTGGCGGGTGACCGGCAGGCGGTGTTCCGCGGGGAGCGGCAGGACCTGGAGGAGATGGCGGGCAATCTGATCGACAATGCTGCGAATTATGGCGGCGGCCGGGTGTTCGTGACGGTGTCCCAGGCGGATGGCGTGGTGGAGATCCTGGTGGAGGATGACGGGCAGGGCATTCCCGAGGCCGAGCGGACGCGGCTGTTCGAGCGCGGGGCGCGGCTGGACACCGGACGGCCGGGGACGGGGTTGGGGCTGGCAATCGTACGGGATGTCGCGGAGATCTATGGTGGCAGCGTGACGCTGGGAGAGAGCGAGGATCTGGGCGGGCTGGCGGCATCGTTGAAGCTGCCGGGCGCGGTCGGTTGA
- the fahA gene encoding fumarylacetoacetase, which yields MTDPATDPTLDPDMRSWVPGADGHPDFPVQNLPHCVFSTPGTGVRGGMRIGDWLLDLGLIAPRLQGEPGTAMALAAAAPLNAFLAAGPGARRMVREAAFAVLTLDQLRALGESALVPLADATLHLPCAIGDYTDFYAGIHHAVKVGSLFRPDNPLLPNYKHVPIGYHGRASSVVPSGTAIHRPHGQLAGPDGPRFAPAERLDIELELGLWIGTGNAPGTPIPIQQAADHIAGYCLLNDWSARDIQAWEYQPLGPFLAKSFATSISPYVITPDALRPFRTAQAARPDGDPAPLPYLGDPADQARGALALNLEVWLSTAAMRAAGLPETRISASDARHLYWTPAQMVAHHSSNGCNLRPGDLFGSGTISGPTPGSEGSLLEATNGSKAPLTLPGGETRTFLQSGDRITLRAWAEAPGHARIGFGDCTGEIVG from the coding sequence ATGACCGATCCCGCCACCGACCCGACGCTCGATCCCGACATGCGCAGCTGGGTTCCCGGCGCCGACGGCCACCCAGATTTCCCGGTGCAGAACCTGCCCCACTGCGTCTTCTCCACCCCCGGCACCGGCGTTAGGGGCGGCATGCGCATCGGGGACTGGCTGCTCGACCTCGGCCTTATCGCCCCGCGCCTCCAGGGGGAACCCGGCACCGCGATGGCGCTCGCTGCCGCCGCACCGCTCAACGCCTTCCTCGCCGCCGGCCCCGGCGCCCGCCGCATGGTGCGCGAAGCGGCCTTCGCCGTCCTCACCCTCGACCAGCTGCGCGCCCTCGGCGAAAGCGCGCTCGTGCCGCTTGCCGACGCCACCCTGCACCTGCCCTGCGCCATCGGCGACTACACCGATTTCTACGCCGGCATCCATCACGCCGTGAAGGTCGGCAGCCTGTTCCGGCCGGACAATCCGCTGCTGCCCAACTACAAACATGTGCCCATCGGCTACCACGGCCGTGCATCGTCGGTCGTGCCGTCGGGCACCGCCATCCACCGCCCGCACGGCCAGCTCGCCGGCCCCGATGGCCCGCGCTTCGCGCCCGCCGAACGGCTCGATATCGAGCTCGAACTCGGCCTCTGGATCGGCACCGGCAATGCCCCCGGCACCCCCATCCCGATTCAGCAGGCCGCGGACCATATCGCCGGCTACTGCCTACTGAACGACTGGTCCGCCCGCGACATCCAGGCCTGGGAGTATCAGCCGCTGGGGCCCTTCCTCGCCAAGAGCTTCGCCACCAGCATCAGCCCCTACGTCATCACGCCCGATGCCCTGCGGCCCTTTCGCACCGCCCAGGCGGCACGCCCCGATGGCGACCCCGCCCCCCTGCCCTACCTCGGCGATCCTGCCGACCAGGCCCGCGGCGCGCTCGCCCTCAACCTGGAGGTCTGGCTCTCCACCGCCGCCATGCGCGCCGCCGGCCTGCCGGAAACCCGCATCAGCGCCAGCGACGCCCGCCACCTTTATTGGACCCCGGCGCAGATGGTCGCCCACCACAGCAGCAACGGCTGCAACCTCCGCCCTGGGGACCTGTTCGGCAGCGGCACGATCAGCGGGCCGACGCCCGGCAGCGAAGGCAGCCTGCTCGAAGCCACCAACGGCAGCAAAGCCCCGCTGACCCTGCCCGGCGGCGAAACCCGCACATTTTTGCAGAGCGGCGACCGCATCACGCTCCGCGCCTGGGCCGAAGCCCCCGGCCACGCCCGCATCGGCTTTGGCGACTGCACCGGCGAGATTGTCGGCTAA
- a CDS encoding response regulator transcription factor, with product MRVLIVEDEPTLARQLRATLEGAGYAVDSAHDGEEGQYLGENEAYDAVILDLGLPEVDGLTVLDRWRRAGHRMPVLVLTARDSWSDKVAGLDAGADDYLTKPFRSEELIARLRALIRRASGNASSELTAGEVRLDTRSGRVTLAGEPVKLTAQEYKLLSYLMHHKGKVVSRTELIEHIYDQDFDRDSNTIEVFITRIRKKLGAELIQTIRGLGYSLEGR from the coding sequence ATGCGTGTTCTGATCGTGGAAGATGAGCCGACGCTGGCGCGGCAGTTGCGGGCGACGCTGGAAGGCGCGGGCTATGCCGTGGACAGCGCGCATGATGGCGAGGAAGGCCAGTATCTGGGCGAGAATGAGGCCTATGACGCGGTCATTCTCGATCTTGGCCTGCCCGAGGTGGACGGGCTGACGGTGCTGGACCGCTGGCGGCGCGCCGGGCACCGCATGCCGGTGCTGGTGCTGACGGCGCGTGACAGTTGGAGCGACAAGGTGGCGGGGCTGGATGCCGGCGCCGACGATTATCTGACCAAGCCATTCCGCAGCGAGGAGCTGATCGCGCGGTTGCGGGCGCTGATCCGGCGGGCATCGGGCAATGCGAGTTCAGAGCTGACCGCGGGCGAGGTGCGGCTGGACACGCGCTCCGGCCGGGTGACGCTGGCCGGCGAGCCGGTGAAGCTGACGGCGCAGGAATATAAGCTGCTGAGTTACCTGATGCACCACAAGGGCAAGGTGGTGAGCCGGACCGAGCTGATCGAGCATATCTATGACCAGGATTTCGACCGTGATTCGAACACCATCGAGGTGTTCATCACGCGGATCCGCAAGAAGCTGGGCGCCGAGCTGATCCAGACCATTCGTGGCCTTGGATATAGTCTCGAAGGGCGCTGA
- the hmgA gene encoding homogentisate 1,2-dioxygenase, translating into MGLGDHHESEVLPGVLPIGRNSPQRPAHGLYAEQLSGTAFTAPRHQNRRSWLYRRTPSAAHAAFTPLSHPRLLTGPFASPPAPNRLRWDPLPLPTAPTDWLDGLVTWAGNGDPDSGQGVALHLYAANSSMNRAFFDADGELLLIPQAGTLNITTEFGPLTAPPGHIALIPRGVRFRIALDGPATGYVCENYGAPFTLPELGPLGSNGLASARDFIAPNAAAEPDAPTTLVQKFGGHLWQTRLPHTPFDVLGWHGNLCPHVYDLARFNAIGTVSFDHPDPSIFTVLTSPSDTPGTANADFVIFPPRWMVAEDTFRPPWFHRNVMSEYMGLIHGAYDAKEGGGFVPGGGSLHNRMSAHGPDAITHARASSADLKPVKLDNTLAFMVETRMPYRLTDQAARTPQPDYDAVWSGFR; encoded by the coding sequence ATGGGCCTCGGCGACCATCACGAGAGCGAGGTTCTCCCCGGCGTCCTCCCCATCGGCCGCAATTCGCCGCAACGACCGGCGCATGGCCTCTATGCCGAGCAACTCAGCGGCACCGCCTTCACCGCGCCACGCCACCAGAACCGCCGCAGTTGGCTCTACCGGCGCACGCCCTCCGCCGCCCACGCCGCCTTCACGCCCCTGTCGCACCCGCGCCTGCTGACCGGCCCCTTTGCCAGCCCGCCCGCCCCCAACCGCCTGCGCTGGGATCCGCTGCCGCTGCCCACCGCCCCCACAGACTGGCTTGACGGCCTCGTCACCTGGGCCGGCAACGGCGATCCGGACAGCGGCCAGGGCGTCGCCCTCCACCTCTACGCCGCCAACAGCAGCATGAACCGCGCCTTCTTCGATGCCGACGGCGAACTCCTCCTCATCCCCCAGGCCGGCACGCTGAACATCACCACCGAATTCGGTCCCCTCACCGCCCCGCCCGGTCATATCGCCTTGATCCCGCGCGGTGTCCGCTTCCGCATCGCGCTCGATGGCCCCGCCACCGGCTATGTCTGCGAAAACTACGGCGCGCCCTTCACTCTGCCCGAACTCGGCCCGCTCGGCAGCAACGGCCTCGCCTCCGCACGCGATTTCATCGCGCCGAATGCCGCCGCCGAACCCGATGCACCCACCACCCTCGTGCAGAAATTCGGTGGCCACCTCTGGCAGACGCGCCTGCCGCACACCCCTTTCGACGTGCTCGGCTGGCATGGCAACCTCTGCCCCCATGTCTATGATCTCGCACGGTTCAACGCCATCGGCACGGTCAGCTTCGATCACCCCGACCCGTCGATCTTCACCGTCCTCACCAGTCCGTCGGACACGCCCGGCACCGCCAACGCCGATTTCGTCATCTTTCCGCCGCGCTGGATGGTCGCCGAGGACACGTTCCGCCCGCCCTGGTTCCACCGCAACGTGATGAGCGAATATATGGGCCTGATCCACGGTGCCTATGACGCAAAAGAAGGCGGCGGCTTCGTCCCCGGCGGCGGCTCGCTGCACAACCGGATGAGCGCGCACGGCCCCGACGCCATTACCCACGCCCGCGCCAGCAGTGCCGACCTGAAACCGGTGAAGCTGGACAACACGCTGGCGTTCATGGTGGAAACGCGCATGCCCTATCGCCTCACCGACCAAGCCGCGCGCACGCCGCAACCCGATTATGATGCTGTCTGGAGCGGCTTTCGATGA
- a CDS encoding 2OG-Fe(II) oxygenase, producing MTGFWLHPDLDVEALRGAFAARGRVRIAPFLRDDCADRLAAHLLARDDWKQHINSGEKWFELDRETRAGFSAERRAALEAAVNAQAARGFQYRFEGLRVADDAAGRAADGSLLSRFGDFLNSGPVLVLLRAVTGVADVALLDAQATLYSAGDFLTVHDDDVAGKHRRAAYVLNLTRDWRADWGGLLLLHDAGRSEAWAPAWNSLSLFAVPHPHSVSQVSSFATGQRLSVTGWLRAAG from the coding sequence ATGACGGGGTTTTGGCTGCATCCTGATCTGGACGTGGAGGCGTTGCGGGGGGCCTTCGCAGCGCGGGGGCGGGTGCGGATCGCCCCGTTTCTGCGTGACGATTGCGCAGACAGGCTGGCGGCGCACCTGCTGGCGCGCGACGACTGGAAACAGCATATCAACAGCGGTGAGAAGTGGTTCGAATTGGACCGGGAGACGCGCGCGGGGTTCAGCGCGGAGCGGCGCGCGGCGCTGGAGGCGGCGGTGAATGCCCAGGCGGCGCGCGGGTTTCAGTATCGGTTCGAGGGGCTGCGGGTGGCGGACGATGCCGCGGGGCGGGCGGCGGACGGGAGCCTGCTGTCGCGGTTCGGAGATTTTCTGAACAGCGGGCCGGTGCTGGTGTTGCTGCGGGCGGTGACCGGGGTGGCGGATGTGGCGCTGCTGGATGCGCAGGCGACGCTTTATTCCGCGGGCGATTTCCTGACGGTGCATGACGATGATGTGGCGGGGAAGCACCGGCGCGCCGCCTATGTGCTGAACCTGACGCGGGATTGGCGGGCGGATTGGGGCGGATTACTGCTGCTGCACGACGCTGGCCGGTCAGAGGCATGGGCGCCGGCGTGGAACAGCCTGTCCTTGTTCGCGGTGCCGCATCCGCACAGCGTAAGCCAGGTGAGCAGTTTCGCCACGGGGCAGCGGCTGAGCGTGACGGGGTGGTTGCGCGCGGCGGGTTAG